In the genome of Persephonella sp. KM09-Lau-8, one region contains:
- a CDS encoding SPOR domain-containing protein, which produces MDQDLKDAIKRIEEVRNRQEKIERIIIFLSGIFIVIVFAIIGIYLYSGKDKTVSEPEVNIVAESVPQSATPVSNEQKVQEQEVSKNQTATPQIKSESEVKKEDKLKVNDQDVIKKLEEKTASQITAVKPQPKTEKKAQQEKQTKIAQSKPAKKENTKQKESKENQKSITKVENKKVAKKTEQVNKKSSTKPQVSKKSVVASSLPSGYYIQIGALSSLSNAKKLKKKLNLPNVYIHKEGKLYKVLIGSFKNRKEAYEFKKKHNLSKGFVRKL; this is translated from the coding sequence ATGGATCAGGATTTGAAGGATGCAATAAAAAGGATTGAAGAAGTTAGAAACAGACAGGAAAAAATAGAAAGAATAATAATATTTCTGTCAGGGATTTTTATTGTTATTGTGTTTGCAATCATAGGGATTTATCTATACTCAGGAAAAGATAAAACTGTATCTGAACCAGAAGTAAATATTGTTGCTGAAAGTGTTCCTCAATCTGCAACTCCAGTTTCCAATGAGCAAAAAGTTCAGGAACAGGAAGTTTCTAAAAATCAGACTGCCACACCCCAGATAAAATCTGAATCGGAAGTAAAAAAAGAGGACAAACTAAAGGTTAACGATCAGGATGTAATTAAAAAGTTAGAAGAAAAAACAGCAAGTCAGATAACAGCTGTCAAACCACAACCTAAAACTGAGAAAAAAGCACAGCAAGAAAAACAAACAAAGATAGCCCAATCTAAGCCTGCAAAAAAAGAAAATACAAAACAAAAAGAAAGCAAAGAAAACCAGAAATCTATAACAAAAGTTGAAAATAAAAAAGTTGCTAAAAAAACTGAGCAAGTAAATAAAAAATCGTCTACTAAACCACAAGTAAGCAAAAAATCTGTGGTTGCTTCTTCCCTGCCTTCAGGTTATTACATACAGATAGGAGCATTAAGTTCTTTATCAAATGCAAAGAAATTAAAGAAAAAGCTTAATCTTCCAAATGTGTATATCCATAAAGAAGGAAAACTATACAAAGTTTTAATTGGAAGCTTCAAGAATAGAAAAGAAGCTTATGAATTTAAGAAAAAACACAATCTTTCAAAGGGATTCGTCCGTAAGCTGTAA
- a CDS encoding LptF/LptG family permease yields MKILYRYISWNLIKNFLLLIGFFSIVIVSSQLLHLPSVLYHIGLFKFLQVLFFVNLSFLKYQVFFGFFIASLIVGYSLRENREIYAIYSSGVSRGQLISPVIWMSIIFVILAGIISLFLVPYANRERAQFITINVKQHILDSVSEKNFMKLSERLTIYVDRKNENSMDNIFIYNGNGDLSISAKKATFRGNHIILKNGYIQIPSQEGFNLLKFEKYDFDLSVDYMKRYEFEDMENEKLIEIIRGKDNKQKNRAIAVLIDRVLFTVPFLFIGVIGFLMGVQIEKSRDTLIGIAVIISIIYMAFNTYFIKLIQKGSINPAIYPVIVIAYFGAILFWLYRKK; encoded by the coding sequence ATGAAAATACTATATCGTTATATCAGCTGGAACCTTATAAAAAACTTTTTACTGCTTATCGGTTTTTTTTCTATTGTAATTGTATCTTCTCAGCTGCTTCATTTACCTTCGGTTCTCTACCATATTGGATTATTTAAATTTTTACAGGTTTTATTCTTTGTAAATCTTTCATTTTTGAAATATCAGGTATTTTTTGGATTTTTTATTGCATCCCTTATAGTTGGTTATTCTTTGCGGGAAAACAGAGAAATATATGCAATTTATTCTTCGGGAGTTTCCCGTGGACAACTGATTTCTCCTGTTATATGGATGTCTATTATTTTTGTAATACTTGCAGGTATTATAAGTCTTTTTCTTGTGCCGTATGCAAACAGGGAAAGGGCCCAGTTTATAACCATCAATGTCAAGCAGCATATACTTGATTCTGTTTCAGAAAAAAACTTTATGAAGCTTTCAGAAAGATTGACCATTTATGTTGATAGAAAAAATGAAAACTCTATGGATAACATTTTTATATATAACGGAAATGGAGATCTCAGTATCTCTGCAAAAAAAGCAACATTTAGAGGGAATCATATAATACTGAAAAATGGTTATATTCAAATTCCATCACAGGAAGGATTTAATCTGCTCAAATTTGAAAAATATGATTTTGATTTATCTGTGGACTATATGAAGAGATATGAGTTTGAGGATATGGAAAATGAGAAACTGATAGAGATTATAAGAGGAAAAGATAATAAACAAAAAAATAGAGCCATCGCAGTTTTAATAGATAGGGTTTTGTTTACTGTTCCATTCCTGTTTATTGGTGTTATAGGATTTTTAATGGGTGTTCAGATTGAAAAAAGTAGGGATACCTTAATTGGAATTGCTGTCATTATTTCAATAATTTATATGGCATTTAACACTTATTTTATAAAGCTAATTCAGAAAGGGAGTATAAATCCTGCTATATATCCTGTGATTGTTATAGCTTATTTTGGGGCTATACTTTTCTGGTTATATAGGAAAAAATAA
- the aroA gene encoding 3-phosphoshikimate 1-carboxyvinyltransferase has product MEKEIKKVKSIKGTLRVPSDKSISHRAIIIPSLADGISTVKNFLRAGDTLTTLNVYRKLGIKIEDENQILRVHGKGLKGLTEPDDILDMGNSGTTTRLTMGVLAGQDLFAVMTGDDSLRKRPMGRVIKPLSQMNAILYGRNNNSLLPVAIKGNRLKGIKFFNEKASAQVKSALLLAGLNAEGETIVEEPVKSRDHTEKMLLSMGADIKIEENNIYKVSIKSGKSLSPIEIDVPADPSSAAFFAAAAVIVPGSELTLKDVLINPTRDGFFRKLKEMGADIEYTNIREKAGEQVADIIVRYSPDLKGIEIKKEDIASMVDEIPVLAIVATQAEGETVITGAEELRVKESDRIKAVVENFKRLGLQIEELPDGMIIHGKQKIKGGIVDSYKDHRIAMAFSILGLISEEGIKIKDADCAYISYPTFYEDLQSVIQK; this is encoded by the coding sequence ATGGAAAAAGAAATCAAAAAGGTAAAATCGATAAAAGGAACCTTAAGAGTTCCTTCTGACAAATCCATTTCCCATAGAGCAATAATAATACCTTCCCTTGCAGATGGTATAAGCACTGTAAAAAATTTTCTCAGAGCAGGAGATACATTAACCACCCTTAATGTATATAGGAAATTAGGTATAAAAATAGAAGATGAAAACCAGATTTTGAGAGTTCATGGAAAAGGTTTAAAAGGGCTTACCGAACCTGATGATATTCTTGACATGGGTAATTCAGGAACAACAACAAGGCTGACTATGGGTGTTCTTGCAGGACAAGATTTATTTGCTGTAATGACAGGAGACGACAGCCTAAGAAAAAGACCTATGGGAAGGGTAATAAAACCTTTATCACAGATGAATGCAATTTTATACGGAAGAAATAATAATAGCCTCCTTCCTGTTGCAATAAAAGGAAATAGACTTAAAGGAATAAAATTCTTTAATGAAAAAGCAAGTGCACAGGTTAAGTCGGCTCTTTTACTGGCAGGGCTTAATGCTGAGGGAGAAACTATCGTTGAAGAACCTGTAAAATCAAGAGACCATACTGAAAAAATGCTTCTATCTATGGGAGCAGATATAAAAATAGAGGAAAACAATATTTACAAAGTCAGCATAAAATCTGGAAAATCTTTATCCCCAATAGAAATAGATGTTCCGGCAGACCCCTCTTCAGCAGCATTTTTTGCAGCTGCAGCTGTAATTGTTCCTGGTTCTGAACTTACTCTTAAAGATGTTTTAATTAATCCAACAAGAGACGGATTTTTCAGAAAACTAAAAGAAATGGGAGCCGATATTGAATACACTAATATAAGGGAAAAGGCAGGAGAGCAGGTTGCAGATATAATAGTTAGATACTCACCTGACCTGAAAGGAATAGAGATTAAAAAAGAAGATATAGCCTCAATGGTTGATGAGATTCCTGTCCTTGCAATAGTAGCAACACAGGCTGAAGGAGAAACAGTTATAACAGGGGCTGAGGAATTAAGGGTAAAAGAAAGTGACAGAATAAAAGCTGTAGTTGAGAATTTCAAAAGACTTGGATTACAGATAGAAGAACTTCCAGATGGAATGATTATACACGGCAAACAAAAGATAAAAGGCGGCATTGTAGACAGCTATAAAGATCACAGGATTGCCATGGCTTTTAGCATCTTAGGACTAATTTCTGAAGAGGGAATCAAGATAAAAGATGCCGATTGTGCGTATATATCCTATCCTACATTTTATGAAGACCTACAGTCTGTAATACAGAAGTGA